TTCAGTGCTTCAAGACATGCTCTGAGATGGTTGTACCTGATTTACTTCACAATATTCAGTGTATTATTCAGTTAAATGCGGCTGCGGCTCAAAAGGTATGTTAACATTAAATAGTTGCAAGTTGTATGATGTGTACAgctttttttaaatgcagtatGCAATAAAAGTTGTATAAATATTTTCTGTTTGAAATCACAtaaaccagtggtgggcaaactttcttcgtggggggccagaaagtttagaaaatttaagtggagggccggaattgtagccaaaatttattttgatttgtgataaattgataatcgtgggccaatgccacatactaattatttcataggaccggcggcgggccggataaaatccattcgcgggccgtactttgcccaccactgcacTAAACTAAATGTTTTTATGAGTGTCTTTCCATTAATTATATGAATTGTATGTATTTTCAGTTTTCAGAAGAATTTATAGGCAGCCAAGGAGTTTTAAATAGGTTTCTAGACACAAACAAATGTAATCTGACCACAACACAAAACCAACTCCACCTCTGCCTCAGTGCCTTAAAATGCATGTGTACAATAACTTCGGTGCCAGATGAAAACAAGACATCTGAACAACCAATTTTGAGCTCTGATTTAAAGGAACAAGTATCACAATTAGTTGTTAACTTTTTGTTGAGAATAACAAAAGGGCAAGATGAATATCAGTATTGTAAAGTAAGTTTATCTTAATTTTGAGTATGTATTTTTTAAgctatttatttgtttgaaaCTTTTCATTCAGTCATGTGTTGATTAACCTTTAGGTAACCACTGAAATACGTAATATGGTATGACATCATACTTGTTAAGATGTTTtataatcatttaaaaaaacatgtcaAAGGTTAAGAGTTACAATTTTTCATGAATCTgacacattatttattttattaaattattgtagTAAATTACGACGTTAAATTGCAGTATATTTACCtacaatttttaatttatttttaggtgGTTGTTACTGCATTGAGAGTGCTGTCTCAAACCCATTTCAATGACCAGAATGTATGTATTCCACTGCCGGAACTTATGGGCATTTCTCGATACTTCCTTGTCTATGGTCTTGTGGTTCAGGGTCTGAAACCTGAAAAGATCATGCCAGCACAACAAACCATTGCAGCTGTACCTAATACTATAAATCGGAATCCAAAAGGTGGTAAGgtatgaatatatttttgatgTCTTATTAACCTATCGGTTGCATCTGTAGGCAGATTTTGGTTACAAACATATTTTGCATAGTTATCATAGTTTATTTTAAGGTTACCTTTACACACACCTTTGTGTGTGTTAGGAATCAAAAAGGTCCTGAGTAACTACTAGTCTTGTAgagtattataatataataaatacatctATTCCTATATAAAGTCAAAATGCATGACTTCACTTTTTACTTCTAGAAATAGAATATAGAATTCAGAAACTTCTAGTCTAGTTAGAATATAAAATTAGGGCCACACAGTCTTTGATCATAGTTCTGGGTCTAAATAGTCTTGTAATTTAGTTTGAGTAAAtaattttctaatttcacttcaGAAACAAAAACTGAGAAGGCAGAGAAACAATGCCATTGAAAGTTTGAAAAAGGAAATACCGGTATCAGAAAAGAGTTTAATGAGAGAGGTGGATACTTTTGAAAACAACTCAACATATAGACCGGCTAGTCAAAACTACTTGGAGCCTCAGAAAGCCAGGAACTATTGGGTGCTGACCAGCGATTCTGACGCTTCTGATGTTGAGAGCAGTAGAGAAGCTAAATTGGTTGCCTTGAAGTCGAGAGTGAGACAGAGTGCTGCTAATCTCTTATTAGTGTTAATAAGGGTAAGTTTGTATTCAAATCATATTTCTGTACAGTTTATTAAAATACCGGAAAATTACACTGCATCAGGCGAGATTCTAATTCGCAGCCAAGGCTCATTTAgatgatgcgagaactcgcatgcgactttcattacattgcgggttttgatcggtcggttgaattggacgtaaccaacagtccgcaatgtaactaaaatcgcgtGCGAGTTCGCGCGTCGTTATTGctgtctttaccataagggcacacggggcccgtgcccagggcccccatcctcagggggccccgaacgacagacagtaacagtatatttgactaCCCATAGTATTtctaattcgctttctttacagggccccaaattcttatgtgcccatgggccccagcatagtttaagacggccctgcgcGTCGTCTTAATCAGCCCTTAAAATATACTATTGAAACTTAGTGTGGTAGGCTGACGTCGCAAGGCCGATTCTTATGCTCCCTTTAGCAGACGTTGGGACTGTCAATTAATTAAGTTGTGGACGAAACAGTCTACCATCCTCTATCTAATTGTGTGTACCTattgccatacgataaataaatatctatttAATTCAGTTATACAGCAACCAGAAGTGTGTGTTGCCCGCATGATACATTTACACTGGTGCTAGGGGTTTAAATCTTTTGGCTTCCTTCCCTGCACCTTGAATTTTGAGTCAACATTGAAGTAACATTAACAAGTTGACACTTGTCATTCCAGGTAACCGAAAAGCGAGACATGTTCGGATACTGGTGGGCCCTCCTACCCGACTCACCAGAAGTCGACAACTGGACAGCAACAGACGCTGCAAGGAAGACCCTAGCCTACTGTGCGGTCACTGACCCCACGTCTAACAACAGAGCGAGCGTGCTGAGCGTGATATTGGCGCTGTTTTCCGGGTCTAGGATATACTTGTCGCAGGCTGAAGTTAGGTATGTTACCTGTTGGTTTAATACATAGACAATTGGACCGAAATAAACTCTGGCAAGGGTAAAACCTTAGTCAacagggtattatactgtatttaaaataaattattttacaccatgcatgaaataaagcaccagataattattagaaaaacacagacagaagttatttttaaacacaagttctttttagggttccgtacccaaagggtaaaacgggaccctattactaagacttcgctgtccgtccgtccgtctgtcaccaggctgtatctcacgaaccgtgatagctagacagttgaagttttcacagatgatgtatttctgttgccgctataacaacaaatactaaaaacagaataaaataaagatttgaatggggctcccatacaacaaacgtgatttttgaccaaagttaagcaacgtcgggagtggtcagtacttggatgggtgaccgttttttttttgctttttttttttcttctttttttgcattatggtacggaacccttcgtgcgcgagtccgactcgcacttgcccggtttttaataaatcggatagaaatataaaaagtaggtgagttgaccgtgacgtcacgatgtaatgtttcatataaattccatattagcaaatcgttttgacagttctaaaaaagtaactgatttgactagtaggaaaataccctactGTACGGTCACACTGACCCTACGTCAAATAGAGTCAGACccagctaagttggcagcgattttgatagcccaagcGGTGCAAGTGCTAAAGTAAACgtcgtaatttcatagaagtttgacgtttaaaatagcacttgcaccgtctgggctatcaaaatcgctgccaacttagcttggtctgactctaactaAGATGTACTTATCACAGATAGGTATGTTATCTGATTGGTGGTCTGGATCATATATATATGTTTTAGTCTATTCCATATGGAtctttaaataatgtaaacaaaaaacATCGTGACTCAGTCGTTTGGAAAATTATCCCATGGATAACAATGTTGTAAGTACCTAAGTCTCATTGGCCGGTCAACTTAGTCACGAGTTATTGTGTACAATGTCACGAGTTATTGtgtataatagggtattatactgtatttaaaataaattattttacaccttgCACGAAATAAAgaaccagataattattagaaaaaaacagataggagctatttttaaacacaagttctatttaataaatcggatagaaatataaaaagtaggtgagttgaccgtgacgtcacgatgtaatgtttcatataaattccatattagcaaatcgttttgacagttctaaaaaagtaactgatttgactagtaggaaaataccctattatacaTGCTTTAAAGAATCGTATGAAACAGACTATagtcacaaaataaataatagtaggtactagttacagaaggttcactctctaacgcgtttattacgacagatatgaccgcaaggtggcgtgGCAACTGCTAttgctagccaccaaaattggtgtaggCCGCATGTACTTTTAGCGACGGGACTAAaacgcggagtgagccacgcctggccgcCTGCTATAGTGTAGTCGTATGAAAGAAACTTTAATATACAGTATAGAAAAAGGAATAAGGCGCCTAAAGTAGTGCGCCCCACGCCCTAGACTGCTGAAGTAATTGGTGCTATATGGTGCCGTACGTTTGGCCGGATTGTTAAACGTTAGCTTTCTACGACCTGGTTAGCTACCCCATAATGTACGGCACCATACAACATCACCTACTTTAGCTATCAATCTCTTAGTATTGTGGTAGTGttaaatcattaaaattattattacttCCAGCAAAAAAGACAACGCCTCCTTCATCCCCTTCTCCGTATCACTCGGCTACATGATCGACTGTATGCACAAAGTGTTAACTAGCATTTTGGACAGCGAGCGAAGCCACGCGGTCATACTAGTCGCGCTTAAATGCTGCGCGGCGCTGCTGCAGGCGACGCCGTACTATAAGATGAGGACAGGACTTGTGAGTGAGCTGGTTAGAGCGTCGAGGAAATTCCTGGTGCACAAGGGTAAGTTAAAAGCTGAAATTTATAGGCATATgattcctcgcgttatcccggcatttttgccactgctcatgggagcctggggtctgctttACAACTAATCCCAACTTGGGATTAGTATCCCAAGTATTGTcctaggcactagtttttaaggAACAAGGAACAAGGCACTaggaaagcgactgccatctgacctttcaacacagaggagaaactaggccttgttgggattagtccggtttcctcacgatgttttccttcatcgaaaagcaactggaaaatatcaaatgatatttcgtacaataagttccgaaaaactcattggtacgagccggggtttgaacccgcgatctCCGGATTGACAGTCGCACGCTTTTGCCGCTAGTCCACCAGCGCTTATTGATCGCGCATACTATGAtctgtaacaaaaatatatgCGTTTCTGTATAATAGCAAATAATTTACTTCTGCACTTAAAGGTGATCGGTTCCAGGTAATATATCGCCACCTTGGTAGGAGGGCGTTTATGTTCACTTTTATCATGTTAAATGCCAGAATGTATCCTTTAGTTTATTAAAAAGTATCTAActtcttacccccttattcataaacgtttactaaagttgacaagccgataataatcgtttgtccctttccgtcataccaatacgtcggaaagggacaaacgattattatcggcttgtcaactttagtaaacgtttatgaataagggggttaatatcTATTGTACTGGTGACGTGGTGAGGAAGATAGAGGGCACGGAGCGTGTTAGTAATAAAGAAAACGcttcgattttatttattttattaccacgAAGCCAAACGCTAATCGAATGCACATGGACATTCCCATACTCTTCGCAATTGGACACATATTGtatcgtcccgccatctccatCGTGGTCTTCCTCTACCCAGATATCAATCTTATGAGATATATTCTTTAGAATTGTAGCTTGCATTCGTCAGACGCAGCCTGCCAAGTCCAAATTTAGGTTCccatttatttgtatattttcttaaatcgtGTTATTGTTTCAGATGTAACATTGCAAGTCGGGGCTCTAATCACCATGGGATGTGTTCTGTCTATTGATCCCAAAGTAGACGAGGTACTAAAGTCTATAGAAAAAGACACAGCTCAAGCGAAACCTGTTAATCAAATACAGAAAGAAAATGATACTAATGAAGAATGTGACGACTTTGAAGAAGGATATTCTGATGATGAAATGTTTACTGCAGCGGAACAAACATGtatagaaaaaatatgtgaTGAGAAGAATGTACATTATTTCAAAAGTTGGATTTTAGACATATGCTTTAGAAATATGGGTTGGAGTTTCAAGGATAGTGAAGTCAttgtaagtattttaaattaattctaGGGTCTCCAAACTCTGTCCCAAGGGCCACAGTTAGGCTCTCGGCTATCCCACTGCCTTTCTGTGGCCGAGTTTTGTGGTTTTTGCCTCTCGCTTTTTTTCAGCGGGCCAAAGGTAAGGGCCACAGATAAAAGACGCCCCGAATTAAAATTGTAGCCgcccgtgcaggtcaggatctcgaagactcaaataaaaagcttcatTTCTTAGTGAACTGATATAATCTtccaaaagtactggtttacaaGAGCTTCTTAACTAAACtcttaatatatattatatatattaagacgaaacaggagctgagccCGTtctcaattttgagatttcaaggtgaatatacccgtcgctctgacggggcgtaaCCGCgacgtgagagactgtatttgtgtgtgtaatgcacgcacacagacgcGTGCGCTCGTACTCGCGCCCGCGCGCACCTCACTGCCTGCTTACAATAATTATACTtaagcccacttgcaccattccactatcccggggttaaccgcttaaacctggagttgccatggttaccaatacaatttgacactgggttaacgattTAACCGCTTGACCcctggttagtgggatggtgcaagtggcgcttagggtACCTATTTCTTTCCAGAAATGTAAGCCCTCTGCGATCCCTGTGATACTAGAATCTCTCCAAGTCCTCTCAGCCATAGCTTTCCACCACCTCCGGAACTTGCTACAACCGCACTTGACACTGTTAGAGGACGTTCTGGTCGAGATGTTGCAACATGAGCACCAGGATGTCACGTTACATGCAGCGAAAACCGTTAGCATTATTGGAGATGCTATACAGAAACTAGGTAAGTGTTTAATTATTATCTGAATGATTATTATCTGATGATATACTCGTCGAGGTTATCTCTGCGGATTACTATATGGTGTTCAAAAAAAAAGAGTAGatacaggtttttaaagaaTCAGAAAGGCTCGTGGGACATCAATATCTGAAATAATACTTTGTTCGATGCATAGACAAAAAAAATCattgaataaaaataatgattataatgaatctGCAGTTTTGAAAGCTGCAATAGCTGACGCTGTATGGCATTGTAAATATACGGTAGCTAGTCTAATGCTAACTTTTGGAAATCTTGTTATAGTTcgattttttagcattagaaaaaaggtaaacaatctttacatgtctttttattgaaatacactttctaaaaaataagtcacggcaaatatgtaacaattatgaatcatatacgattattttcattcttttgctttcataagtaataattactgatttttaaaaagcgtttagAAATTTAAAGACACgccaagatcgcgtagtctttttctagtgctaaaaaaaacgaactataacacaAAACTTGAAACATTTTATACTACTTTAGGGGTCTTTGTATTTcttatagttattattttacGCGTTGTTCTAGAACTAACAAACGAATCTCCACCCGTGAGCCAATGTGTGTATATGTGGCAGAAACTACTAACGCCACTGTCAACTGTGCTGCAATGTCACGATAATCCCCAGTGCAAAGCGACGGTGTGCGACTGTATTGCTAATATAGGCGAGCGGTCGTTTAAGGAGTTACCGGTATGTTTAAGTTTCAACtaagtattttagtttttatctgCCAAAGTCTACTAAACTCTTAACATTTTTACGGTGTTCACAAGCAAGGAAACTCTTATTAATGGGATAATTTTAGTGTATTTAATTACTTCGCGTCACTCGttcgtttatgaaaaaaataaatctttattttcaggcagCTATTCGCCTACAGATAAATACTTTAAAATTTGCATACTTACATATTATGGGttatatcttaaaaactaaaaaacaccAATTacctataaattaaattaattacgaCTATATCACACTGTGCCAGAAATTATATTCCTAGTTTATTTGCATTGCAGCGACATTTACAAGTACTATGCTGCACCCTACTGGTGGGTTCGTGCAGCGACGAGGAGGCGGCGGTGCGAGCGGCCGCGGTGCGCGCCCTCGCTATGACCGTCATGTTCCGGACTCTCAGAGAAGTAAGTACATTGCAGCGACATTTACAAGTACTATGCTGCATCCTACTGGTGGGTTCGTGCAGCAACGAGGAGGCGGCGGTGAGAGCGGCCGCGGTGCGCCCTCGCTATGACCGTTATGTTCCGGACACTCAGAGAAGTAAATACATTGCAGCGACATTTACAAGTACTATGCTGTACCCTACTGGTGGGTTCGTGCTGCGACGATGAGGCGGCGGTGCGAGCGGCCGCGGCGCGCCCTCGCTGTGACCGTTATGTTCCGGACACTCAGAGAAGTAAGTACATTGCAGCGACATTTACAAGTACTATGCTGTACCCTACTGGTGGGTTCGTGCTGCGACGAGGAGGCGGCGGTGCGAGCGGCCGCGGTGTGCGCCCTCGCTATGACCGTTATGTTCCGGACACTCAGAGAAGTAAATACATTGCAGCGACATTTACAAGTACTATGCTGCACTCTACTGGTGGGTTTGTGCTGCGACGAGGAGGCGGCGGTGCGAGCGGCCGCGGTGTGCGCCCTCGCTATGACCGCCATCTTCCGGACACTCAGAGAAGTAAGTACATTCAGCGACATTTACAAGTACTATGCTGCACCCTACTGGTGGGTTCGTGCAGCGGCGAGGAGGCGGCGGTGCGAGCGGCCGCGGTGTGCGCCCTCGCTATGACCGTCATCTTCCGGACACGCAGAGAAGTAAGTACATTCAGCGACATTTACAAGTACTATGCTGCACTCTACTGGTGGGTTCGTGCAGCGACGAGGAGGCGGCGGTGCGCGTGGCCGCGGCACGCCCTCGCTATGACCGTCATGTTCCGGACACTCAGAGAAGTAAGTCCGTTGCATTTCAAAGTTTTAACAAGGTATGGACAGTAAAAAGGTCAGAATGTTAGAAGAATCCTATTAGGTTAGAAGACTCTTCATTAAATTCTCAATCGATGCCCATGTACTTATATAAAGTTTTGATTAATTTCTGATGTAAGTTTTTTGATGAACAGACATAATTTTTCTCTTTTTGATATTTCTCTTCCCATCTTCTCTAGGGTAGGGCAGGGTTAGGGTTAGCTCCGTCATTCCGTATGTTATAATTGTTATGAACTATGATAATTTTGCTACTTTCCTTTTTTATAAAGTTAAAA
The genomic region above belongs to Cydia splendana chromosome 13, ilCydSple1.2, whole genome shotgun sequence and contains:
- the LOC134796082 gene encoding HEAT repeat-containing protein 6 isoform X2; translation: MGTNLPRNFSVITGELCNLFYKKAYDRERINLLIDELNAKPYKAELIVKNQDALTLITVLCSNIIPTDEVLAAKTSHLINSILTKQNLQLDSDYVQKVVFWHIQCFKTCSEMVVPDLLHNIQCIIQLNAAAAQKFSEEFIGSQGVLNRFLDTNKCNLTTTQNQLHLCLSALKCMCTITSVPDENKTSEQPILSSDLKEQVSQLVVNFLLRITKGQDEYQYCKVVVTALRVLSQTHFNDQNVCIPLPELMGISRYFLVYGLVVQGLKPEKIMPAQQTIAAVPNTINRNPKGGKKQKLRRQRNNAIESLKKEIPVSEKSLMREVDTFENNSTYRPASQNYLEPQKARNYWVLTSDSDASDVESSREAKLVALKSRVRQSAANLLLVLIRVTEKRDMFGYWWALLPDSPEVDNWTATDAARKTLAYCAVTDPTSNNRASVLSVILALFSGSRIYLSQAEVSKKDNASFIPFSVSLGYMIDCMHKVLTSILDSERSHAVILVALKCCAALLQATPYYKMRTGLVSELVRASRKFLVHKDVTLQVGALITMGCVLSIDPKVDEVLKSIEKDTAQAKPVNQIQKENDTNEECDDFEEGYSDDEMFTAAEQTCIEKICDEKNVHYFKSWILDICFRNMGWSFKDSEVIKCKPSAIPVILESLQVLSAIAFHHLRNLLQPHLTLLEDVLVEMLQHEHQDVTLHAAKTVSIIGDAIQKLELTNESPPVSQCVYMWQKLLTPLSTVLQCHDNPQCKATVCDCIANIGERSFKELPRHLQVLCCTLLVGLCCDEEAAVRAAAVCALAMTAIFRTLREDIGFVSDCGENILRALAESSLVVRTKGAWALGNLSDALVLNVDDPEIDDIDDRLLLRLLEVSIQCAADNDKVKMSAMRGLGNILRLIKQTNLQRDPQFKVLCEAAIGKLLECACKVSNMKVRWNACYAMGNAMKNDDLFTCFSGWQSQVFPNLCTLTRDCKNLKVRINAAVALRAPTTRAQYGEMLPLVWRGVMAAMENAANVDDFTEYRHKDNLIEQLSVTLAHLCCLLKQTDLPDILDPLVFHFDCAKSLLTQLCHKLPPENSSCLRILEAAKYVTIDLTAANDTQSQSLSMLQDIFIWDM
- the LOC134796082 gene encoding HEAT repeat-containing protein 6 isoform X1, whose amino-acid sequence is MGTNLPRNFSVITGELCNLFYKKAYDRERINLLIDELNAKPYKAELIVKNQDALTLITVLCSNIIPTDEVLAAKTSHLINSILTKQNLQLDSDYVQKVVFWHIQCFKTCSEMVVPDLLHNIQCIIQLNAAAAQKFSEEFIGSQGVLNRFLDTNKCNLTTTQNQLHLCLSALKCMCTITSVPDENKTSEQPILSSDLKEQVSQLVVNFLLRITKGQDEYQYCKVVVTALRVLSQTHFNDQNVCIPLPELMGISRYFLVYGLVVQGLKPEKIMPAQQTIAAVPNTINRNPKGGKKQKLRRQRNNAIESLKKEIPVSEKSLMREVDTFENNSTYRPASQNYLEPQKARNYWVLTSDSDASDVESSREAKLVALKSRVRQSAANLLLVLIRVTEKRDMFGYWWALLPDSPEVDNWTATDAARKTLAYCAVTDPTSNNRASVLSVILALFSGSRIYLSQAEVSKKDNASFIPFSVSLGYMIDCMHKVLTSILDSERSHAVILVALKCCAALLQATPYYKMRTGLVSELVRASRKFLVHKDVTLQVGALITMGCVLSIDPKVDEVLKSIEKDTAQAKPVNQIQKENDTNEECDDFEEGYSDDEMFTAAEQTCIEKICDEKNVHYFKSWILDICFRNMGWSFKDSEVIKCKPSAIPVILESLQVLSAIAFHHLRNLLQPHLTLLEDVLVEMLQHEHQDVTLHAAKTVSIIGDAIQKLELTNESPPVSQCVYMWQKLLTPLSTVLQCHDNPQCKATVCDCIANIGERSFKELPRHLQVLCCTLLVGSCSDEEAAVRAAAVRALAMTVMFRTLREDIGFVSDCGENILRALAESSLVVRTKGAWALGNLSDALVLNVDDPEIDDIDDRLLLRLLEVSIQCAADNDKVKMSAMRGLGNILRLIKQTNLQRDPQFKVLCEAAIGKLLECACKVSNMKVRWNACYAMGNAMKNDDLFTCFSGWQSQVFPNLCTLTRDCKNLKVRINAAVALRAPTTRAQYGEMLPLVWRGVMAAMENAANVDDFTEYRHKDNLIEQLSVTLAHLCCLLKQTDLPDILDPLVFHFDCAKSLLTQLCHKLPPENSSCLRILEAAKYVTIDLTAANDTQSQSLSMLQDIFIWDM